In Carassius gibelio isolate Cgi1373 ecotype wild population from Czech Republic chromosome B20, carGib1.2-hapl.c, whole genome shotgun sequence, the following are encoded in one genomic region:
- the napbb gene encoding N-ethylmaleimide-sensitive factor attachment protein, beta b isoform X1 has product MDSSGKEKEAIQLMAEADKKVKSSGSFLGGMFGGNQKVEEACEMYARAANMFKMAKNWSAAGNAFCQAARLHMQLQNKHDSATSYIDAGNAFKKADPQEAIKCLNAAIDIYTDMGRFTIAAKHHITIAEVYESELVDIEKAIAHYEQAADYYKGEESNSSANKCLLKVASYSAQLEQYPKAIEIYEQVGTNTMDNPLLKYSAKEYFFKASLCHFIVDELNAKLAVEKYEEMFPAFSDSRECKLLKKLLEAHEEQNAEAFTEAVKEFDSISRLDQWHTTLLLRIKKTIQGDEGDLK; this is encoded by the exons ATGGACAGTTCCGGGAAAGAAAAGGAGGCAATTCAGCTCATGGCTGAAGCCGATAAGAAAGTGAAGTCTTCCGGCTCGTTTTTAGGAGGAATGTTTGG AGGAAATCAAAAAGTGGAAGAGGCATGTGAGATGTACGCCAGAGCAGCCAACATGTTCAAAATGGCCAAAAACTGGAGTG CTGCAGGAAATGCTTTCTGTCAGGCAGCCAGACTTCACATGCAGCTTCAGAATAAACATGATTCGGCCACCAGCTACATCGATGCAGGAAACGCCTTCAAGAAGGCAGATCCACAGG AGGCTATCAAGTGCTTAAACGCAGCCATTGATATTTACACAGACATG GGAAGATTCACCATCGCAGCCAAGCATCATATCACAATCGCTGAGGTGTACGAATCAGAGCTGGTGGACATTGAGAAG GCGATTGCACATTATGAACAAGCTGCTGACTATTACAAAGGAGAGGAATCAAACAG CTCTGCAAACAAGTGTCTGCTGAAGGTGGCTTCATACAGCGCTCAGTTAGAGCAGTACCCGAAAGCAATCGAGATTTATGAGCAG GTTGGAACCAACACCATGGACAATCCCCTACTGAAATACAGCGCCAAAGAATACTTCTTCAAAGCGTCCTTGTGCCACTTCATCGTGGACGAGCTAAACGCAAAG cttGCTGTTGAAAAGTATGAAGAGATGTTTCCAGCCTTCTCAGATTCAAGAGAATGCAAGCTTCTGAAG aaacTTCTAGAGGCCCATGAGGAGCAAAATGCAGAGGCTTTCACAGAAGCA GTGAAGGAGTTCGACTCCATCTCACGCTTGGACCAGTGGCACACCACCTTGCTTCTGCGGATCAAGAAGACCATTCAGGGGGACGAGGGCGACCTAAAATGA
- the gzf1 gene encoding GDNF-inducible zinc finger protein 1 isoform X1 has translation MNSYKELCKLKLQKPETMSYGLVKLQSSSHHKNVLNAMWKLRTMGNLCDITVQADFQGELEEFEAHKVVLAASSGYFESHLLANDQVKKIFLSDSLPYAFEKFLEYAYLGKIEVERSYISSILQMAKLLKCQDLVDACEAEIPSSVLDETLQKDGKDLNAPNTKVKTKQAPVKRAMKRKKSLKVPENVKETGPDRRSRRLAGRRVSVDASLKKPKRKKPETLYESDTGEEEQTPQDPCEKDACDDTGSVSSLDVPEEDSQESDFQPNEEMDEADEVEKEIKRGTAKHVCEKCSRSFYYEKSYLKHLKVSHGVQMDTTFRCDICQQTFANRCNLKIHQRHVHNDERLFPCDVCNKTFKRKKDVTRHRRQVHEGGTDRHYCHICGKSLSSKTALTLHERTHSGHKPYKCDECGSRFSQSSALKTHQRIHTGEKPFACDLCDARFTQNHMLSYHKRCHTGEKPFMCENCGKSFASKEYLKHHNRIHSGSRPYKCETCGRAFAQRNSLHQHMKIHTGERPYHCKDCDKQFTQLNALQRHQRIHTGEKPYMCSMCGRTFTDKSTVRRHTLTHDKQTPWKNYLVVLEGNVEDRVKKPKGSSQKKEKVSVTVSEAQAPESNAQKTQEVVAVSGEPVTISGDWAGPGTIALVSHTALGGLTVIQTEVPAGTQLQPLVTTDGTSVISLDASAVGMPVTVPFSIPISVTHSISVSPSISSSVPITVASHVSDTILAPATTAATSEAEATENGLASAECVSVQAVTLEETGCADTQQEVSENIQSAEASNNMEISGGE, from the exons ATGAACTCGTATAAAGAACTATGCAAATTAAAG CTGCAGAAACCAGAGACAATGAGTTATGGATTGGTTAAACTGCAATCCAGCTCTCACCATAAAAATGTGCTCAATGCCATGTGGAAGCTGAGGACCATGGGAAACCTGTGTGACATCACAGTGCAGGCGGATTTTCAAGGAGAGCTGGAGGAGTTTGAAGCCCATAAGGTGGTCCTCGCCGCATCCAGCGGTTACTTCGAGTCCCATCTGTTAGCTAATGACCAAGTGAAAAAGATATTCTTGTCTGACAGCTTACCATATGCATTTGAGAAATTCTTAGAGTATGCGTATTTAGGAAAAATCGAGGTGGAGAGGAGTTACATCAGCAGCATACTGCAAATGGCTAAACTCCTGAAGTGCCAGGACTTAGTGGATGCTTGCGAGGCAGAAATTCCCAGCAGCGTTTTAGATGAAACTCTGCAGAAAGACGGCAAGGATTTAAATGCTCCAAATACTAAAGTCAAGACAAAACAAGCACCTGTGAAAAGAGCGATGAAGagaaaaaagtctttaaaagtgCCTGAAAATGTGAAGGAGACAGGACCAGACAGGAGAAGCAGAAGGTTAGCGGGTCGCAGAGTGTCTGTGGACGCTTCTCTGAAAAAGCCAAAGAGGAAGAAACCAGAAACCCTTTATGAATCCGACACAGGAGAAGAGGAGCAAACACCACAAGATCCTTGTGAAAAAGATGCTTGTGATGACACTGGGTCTGTGTCATCTCTTGATGTGCCTGAAGAAGACTCTCAAGAATCAGACTTCCAGCCTAATGAGGAAATGGACGAGGCCGATGAAGTCGAGAAGGAAATCAAGAGAGGAACCGCAAAGCACGTATGTGAGAAATGCAGCCGTTCCTTCTATTACGAGAAGAGCTACCTGAAGCACTTGAAGGTCAGCCACGGGGTCCAGATGGACACCACGTTTCGCTGTGACATCTGCCAGCAGACGTTCGCCAACCGCTGCAACCTGAAAATCCACCAGCGCCACGTGCACAACGACGAGAGGCTCTTTCCCTGCGATGTCTGCAACAAAACCTTCAAGCGCAAGAAGGATGTGACCCGGCACAGACGGCAGGTGCACGAGGGCGGCACGGACAGACACTACTGCCACATCTGTGGCAAATCTCTGAGCTCCAAAACTGCCCTCACACTGCATGAGAGGACACACTCGGGACACAAACCCTACAAATGTGATGAGTGCGGATCCAGATTCTCCCAGAGTTCAGCGCTCAAGACACATCAGAG gatccacaccggagagaaacctttcGCCTGTGACCTCTGTGATGCCAGATTTACCCAGAACCACATGCTGTCTTACCACAAGAGATGCCACACAG GTGAAAAGCCGTTCATGTGTGAGAACTGTGGGAAGAGCTTTGCATCCAAAGAATACCTGAAACATCACAACAGAATCCATTCAGGATCCAGGCCCTATAAATGTGAAACCTGCGGAAGAGCGTTTGCTCAGAGGAACTCCCTCCACCAGCATATGAAAATACACACAG GTGAAAGGCCGTATCATTGCAAGGACTGTGATAAGCAGTTCACTCAACTCAATGCCCTGCAGAGACATCAGAGAATCCACACGGGAGAGAAGCCGTACATGTGCAGCATGTGTGGAAGAACGTTTACAGACAAGTCCACCGTACGCCGACACACCCTG ACCCATGACAAACAAACTCCATGGAAGAACTACCTGGTTGTTCTGGAGGGAAATGTTGAAGACAGAGTCAAGAAACCCAAAGGCTCTTCTCAGAAGAAGGAGAAGGTGTCTGTCACTGTTTCCGAAGCCCAGGCTCCTGAGAGCAATGCACAGAAGACCCAAGAAGTGGTGGCTGTTTCCGGAGAGCCCGTGACCATTTCTGGAGACTGGGCCGGACCTGGGACCATCGCACTGGTCAGCCACACGGCCCTGGGCGGCCTCACGGTCATCCAGACCGAAGTCCCCGCCGGCACGCAACTGCAGCCCTTAGTCACCACGGACGGCACCAGTGTGATCTCTCTGGATGCTTCTGCAGTCGGGATGCCTGTGACCGTTCCCTTTTCCATTCCCATTTCGGTCACACATTCCATCAGCGTGTCCCCTTCGATATCCAGTTCTGTGCCCATCACCGTGGCCAGTCACGTTTCAGACACCATACTGGCTCCAGCAACCACTGCAGCGACATCAGAAGCTGAAGCAACAGAGAACGGTCTGGCTTCGGCTGAGTGCGTGTCAGTCCAGGCTGTTACGCTGGAAGAGACGGGCTGTGCAgacacccaacaggaagtcagcgaAAACATACAGTCTGCAGAGGCTTCAAACAACATGGAAATCTCAGGAGGAGAGTAG
- the gzf1 gene encoding GDNF-inducible zinc finger protein 1 isoform X2, giving the protein MSYGLVKLQSSSHHKNVLNAMWKLRTMGNLCDITVQADFQGELEEFEAHKVVLAASSGYFESHLLANDQVKKIFLSDSLPYAFEKFLEYAYLGKIEVERSYISSILQMAKLLKCQDLVDACEAEIPSSVLDETLQKDGKDLNAPNTKVKTKQAPVKRAMKRKKSLKVPENVKETGPDRRSRRLAGRRVSVDASLKKPKRKKPETLYESDTGEEEQTPQDPCEKDACDDTGSVSSLDVPEEDSQESDFQPNEEMDEADEVEKEIKRGTAKHVCEKCSRSFYYEKSYLKHLKVSHGVQMDTTFRCDICQQTFANRCNLKIHQRHVHNDERLFPCDVCNKTFKRKKDVTRHRRQVHEGGTDRHYCHICGKSLSSKTALTLHERTHSGHKPYKCDECGSRFSQSSALKTHQRIHTGEKPFACDLCDARFTQNHMLSYHKRCHTGEKPFMCENCGKSFASKEYLKHHNRIHSGSRPYKCETCGRAFAQRNSLHQHMKIHTGERPYHCKDCDKQFTQLNALQRHQRIHTGEKPYMCSMCGRTFTDKSTVRRHTLTHDKQTPWKNYLVVLEGNVEDRVKKPKGSSQKKEKVSVTVSEAQAPESNAQKTQEVVAVSGEPVTISGDWAGPGTIALVSHTALGGLTVIQTEVPAGTQLQPLVTTDGTSVISLDASAVGMPVTVPFSIPISVTHSISVSPSISSSVPITVASHVSDTILAPATTAATSEAEATENGLASAECVSVQAVTLEETGCADTQQEVSENIQSAEASNNMEISGGE; this is encoded by the exons ATGAGTTATGGATTGGTTAAACTGCAATCCAGCTCTCACCATAAAAATGTGCTCAATGCCATGTGGAAGCTGAGGACCATGGGAAACCTGTGTGACATCACAGTGCAGGCGGATTTTCAAGGAGAGCTGGAGGAGTTTGAAGCCCATAAGGTGGTCCTCGCCGCATCCAGCGGTTACTTCGAGTCCCATCTGTTAGCTAATGACCAAGTGAAAAAGATATTCTTGTCTGACAGCTTACCATATGCATTTGAGAAATTCTTAGAGTATGCGTATTTAGGAAAAATCGAGGTGGAGAGGAGTTACATCAGCAGCATACTGCAAATGGCTAAACTCCTGAAGTGCCAGGACTTAGTGGATGCTTGCGAGGCAGAAATTCCCAGCAGCGTTTTAGATGAAACTCTGCAGAAAGACGGCAAGGATTTAAATGCTCCAAATACTAAAGTCAAGACAAAACAAGCACCTGTGAAAAGAGCGATGAAGagaaaaaagtctttaaaagtgCCTGAAAATGTGAAGGAGACAGGACCAGACAGGAGAAGCAGAAGGTTAGCGGGTCGCAGAGTGTCTGTGGACGCTTCTCTGAAAAAGCCAAAGAGGAAGAAACCAGAAACCCTTTATGAATCCGACACAGGAGAAGAGGAGCAAACACCACAAGATCCTTGTGAAAAAGATGCTTGTGATGACACTGGGTCTGTGTCATCTCTTGATGTGCCTGAAGAAGACTCTCAAGAATCAGACTTCCAGCCTAATGAGGAAATGGACGAGGCCGATGAAGTCGAGAAGGAAATCAAGAGAGGAACCGCAAAGCACGTATGTGAGAAATGCAGCCGTTCCTTCTATTACGAGAAGAGCTACCTGAAGCACTTGAAGGTCAGCCACGGGGTCCAGATGGACACCACGTTTCGCTGTGACATCTGCCAGCAGACGTTCGCCAACCGCTGCAACCTGAAAATCCACCAGCGCCACGTGCACAACGACGAGAGGCTCTTTCCCTGCGATGTCTGCAACAAAACCTTCAAGCGCAAGAAGGATGTGACCCGGCACAGACGGCAGGTGCACGAGGGCGGCACGGACAGACACTACTGCCACATCTGTGGCAAATCTCTGAGCTCCAAAACTGCCCTCACACTGCATGAGAGGACACACTCGGGACACAAACCCTACAAATGTGATGAGTGCGGATCCAGATTCTCCCAGAGTTCAGCGCTCAAGACACATCAGAG gatccacaccggagagaaacctttcGCCTGTGACCTCTGTGATGCCAGATTTACCCAGAACCACATGCTGTCTTACCACAAGAGATGCCACACAG GTGAAAAGCCGTTCATGTGTGAGAACTGTGGGAAGAGCTTTGCATCCAAAGAATACCTGAAACATCACAACAGAATCCATTCAGGATCCAGGCCCTATAAATGTGAAACCTGCGGAAGAGCGTTTGCTCAGAGGAACTCCCTCCACCAGCATATGAAAATACACACAG GTGAAAGGCCGTATCATTGCAAGGACTGTGATAAGCAGTTCACTCAACTCAATGCCCTGCAGAGACATCAGAGAATCCACACGGGAGAGAAGCCGTACATGTGCAGCATGTGTGGAAGAACGTTTACAGACAAGTCCACCGTACGCCGACACACCCTG ACCCATGACAAACAAACTCCATGGAAGAACTACCTGGTTGTTCTGGAGGGAAATGTTGAAGACAGAGTCAAGAAACCCAAAGGCTCTTCTCAGAAGAAGGAGAAGGTGTCTGTCACTGTTTCCGAAGCCCAGGCTCCTGAGAGCAATGCACAGAAGACCCAAGAAGTGGTGGCTGTTTCCGGAGAGCCCGTGACCATTTCTGGAGACTGGGCCGGACCTGGGACCATCGCACTGGTCAGCCACACGGCCCTGGGCGGCCTCACGGTCATCCAGACCGAAGTCCCCGCCGGCACGCAACTGCAGCCCTTAGTCACCACGGACGGCACCAGTGTGATCTCTCTGGATGCTTCTGCAGTCGGGATGCCTGTGACCGTTCCCTTTTCCATTCCCATTTCGGTCACACATTCCATCAGCGTGTCCCCTTCGATATCCAGTTCTGTGCCCATCACCGTGGCCAGTCACGTTTCAGACACCATACTGGCTCCAGCAACCACTGCAGCGACATCAGAAGCTGAAGCAACAGAGAACGGTCTGGCTTCGGCTGAGTGCGTGTCAGTCCAGGCTGTTACGCTGGAAGAGACGGGCTGTGCAgacacccaacaggaagtcagcgaAAACATACAGTCTGCAGAGGCTTCAAACAACATGGAAATCTCAGGAGGAGAGTAG
- the napbb gene encoding N-ethylmaleimide-sensitive factor attachment protein, beta b isoform X2, with protein sequence MLSVRQPDFTCSFRINMIRPPATSMQETPSRRQIHRGRFTIAAKHHITIAEVYESELVDIEKAIAHYEQAADYYKGEESNSSANKCLLKVASYSAQLEQYPKAIEIYEQVGTNTMDNPLLKYSAKEYFFKASLCHFIVDELNAKLAVEKYEEMFPAFSDSRECKLLKKLLEAHEEQNAEAFTEAVKEFDSISRLDQWHTTLLLRIKKTIQGDEGDLK encoded by the exons ATGCTTTCTGTCAGGCAGCCAGACTTCACATGCAGCTTCAGAATAAACATGATTCGGCCACCAGCTACATCGATGCAGGAAACGCCTTCAAGAAGGCAGATCCACAGG GGAAGATTCACCATCGCAGCCAAGCATCATATCACAATCGCTGAGGTGTACGAATCAGAGCTGGTGGACATTGAGAAG GCGATTGCACATTATGAACAAGCTGCTGACTATTACAAAGGAGAGGAATCAAACAG CTCTGCAAACAAGTGTCTGCTGAAGGTGGCTTCATACAGCGCTCAGTTAGAGCAGTACCCGAAAGCAATCGAGATTTATGAGCAG GTTGGAACCAACACCATGGACAATCCCCTACTGAAATACAGCGCCAAAGAATACTTCTTCAAAGCGTCCTTGTGCCACTTCATCGTGGACGAGCTAAACGCAAAG cttGCTGTTGAAAAGTATGAAGAGATGTTTCCAGCCTTCTCAGATTCAAGAGAATGCAAGCTTCTGAAG aaacTTCTAGAGGCCCATGAGGAGCAAAATGCAGAGGCTTTCACAGAAGCA GTGAAGGAGTTCGACTCCATCTCACGCTTGGACCAGTGGCACACCACCTTGCTTCTGCGGATCAAGAAGACCATTCAGGGGGACGAGGGCGACCTAAAATGA